Genomic segment of Geovibrio ferrireducens:
TATCAAGCGTGCTGAAAAACTTTGCCGCTTCATAAGCCGGAGCGGCGGAGATTACATTATCAAAGTAATATTCGCCTTTGGTGGTGACAAGCCTGAACCCGTTTTCACCCTTATGCACTTCGCTGACTGTGCAACCTTTAATTATCTCCACTCCGGCGCACTTTTCCTCAAGGTCGTTTACACCCTGCATGAGTCCGCCTATGTATGATGTAAGCACGCCGCCGGGACCAGCGGGGCCGCTTTTCTTCTTAGGTTTTTTGAGCATTCCCTTAAAGAGTCCGCCGTATTTTGATTCAAGCTCGCAGATAACCGGAAAAGCAGATTTAAGACTGAGCTTCGCCGCATCCCCTGCAAAAACACCGGAAACCATAGGTGCGATCATATAATCCGCCGCTTCCTGTCCGAGTCTGCGTATGGCAAACTCCTGAACAGTTTCATCATGGTCGTCCTTCTTCTGGGGAACAAGAAGCTCGCCCATCAGCCTGAGCTTGCCTTTGAAACTGATCAGATCAGTCCTGAAAAATGCAGGTGCGCTTTCGGGAACCCTGATAAGCCTGCCGTAGCGCATGATAAAGCGCTTGCGGGCGGCATCGTTGCTGGGCAGAAGCTTTTCGCCGAGACCGGCATCTTTAAAAAGCTGAACCGTGTGCGGCTTGCTGTCCAGAAATCCGTTCGGTCCTGCCTCGATTGTAAATCCGTTTTCACTTGCAGTTCCTATGCAGCCGCCGAGTCTGTCATCCTTTTCAAAAAGAGTGACAGATACCCCTTCCACGCGTGAAAGCCAGAATGCAGCGGACAAACCCGCTATTCCTCCGCCGATAATACCTACTTTCATAAATAAACCTTCCTTTTTTTACCTGAAACAGCCGCCGGATATTTCCGAAGACCTGTTAACAGGCACTATTGCCTTGCTGATACTGCCGTATGAATCTATCAGACGGCATATACCCTCAAGCTCGCCGCGGTCTACGCCGCTTTTATCCGCCCATGAAACTCTCTGTAGTTTCATGAGGATTCTTTCTTTTTCATCAACATTACTGACAAGGTTCTGGAGCATTCCGTTCACATATTCCTTAGCGCCTTCATAGTCCAGCTTCATTTCCCTTGCTATCTGGTCGTGGTAGCTCATCACCGCCAGATAGTCAAACCCCGCATCCAGCAGCATATCCACCGACTGGGAGTACCAGCTTATCCCCTTCATGGAATCGGCCGGGGTCTCATAGTATATATTCGCGGCAAAGCGCACTGAGGGATTGCGCACCAGAACAGCCTGTCTCAGTTCGCGGAAGAAATCCGCCATTTTCTGCGCTTTCCAGTATGCCCATGGAATATATGTCTCGTTGCAGCCGCCTGGAACCTTAGTGCGGTTCTCCTTCTCAAGACAGCCGAAAAGGTCGCCGGAGGTGAGCATAAGCCCTGTGTCCATATAGTAGGCATGCAGGGCGGAGAGGCTTGCCCCTTCCCTGTGGCGCATTATAAAATCATCCTGAAAGAGGATTCCGTCTATGTCATATGCGGCCAAATCCTCAAAAAGGCGCACTAGCTTCCGCCTCACTGCGGACATAAAAATACTCGCACCGTAGCCCTCACCAGTGCCCTGACCGTCTGCGAAGGTTTTTTCCATAAGGAGGGGAGTCTTGAGGAAAGAGAGAGTGCGCGTAGCCATCCATGCATAAAGCTTTATGCCTCTTTTGTGCGCCTCTTCTATCATCACGGGGAGGAGATCATCCACAACGCATGCTTCATCAGTCTGAAAATAAACGCCTGTGGCGCATTCGCTGTTTTTGAGGAAGTGGTATCTGTCTGAGGAGTTATGGAAGACACGGAAGAAAACCGTGTTGCCCCCCTGCTTCTTCACCTCATCAAAAAACCTGCCGGGGTTCTTCTCATAAGCCGGGTCAAGCACGAACACCTGAACACCGTTGAGAAGCGGGCGGGTCTTCTCCAGAAGAGTGACGGAGCCGGCATAAAGATACGCCGGCAGAAGAAATGTGATAAGCAGTATTATCCGCTTCATAGTTCCGATTTTACGATTATGGGTTCAAGGCGGTACTTCGCCTTTATGTCATCCCGTTTTTTCTGCGCTTCCGCATAGGTTGCGCTGGGCGAGCAGCGGAGCCTGTACCAGATCCCCTTTGCTCCCAGATCTATTTTAACATAATAAATATCGGGAAAGTTCTTTTTCAGCTTATTCAGCTCGGCTTTTGCAGTCGCCTCATCCTTATAGGCGGCAAGCTGGAGCACGTAAGCGCCCTTTGCGGACGGCTTCGGAGCTTCCTTCGCGGCAGGTTTAGGCTCCGGCTTCTTCTCCGCGGGCTTTGCCGTGGGTTTAGGCTCCGGCTTTTTCTCCGCAGGTTTCACAGGCTCCGGTTTCTTTTCAGCGGGTTTGGGAGCAGGTGCGGGTTTATTTTCTG
This window contains:
- the hemG gene encoding protoporphyrinogen oxidase, with the translated sequence MKVGIIGGGIAGLSAAFWLSRVEGVSVTLFEKDDRLGGCIGTASENGFTIEAGPNGFLDSKPHTVQLFKDAGLGEKLLPSNDAARKRFIMRYGRLIRVPESAPAFFRTDLISFKGKLRLMGELLVPQKKDDHDETVQEFAIRRLGQEAADYMIAPMVSGVFAGDAAKLSLKSAFPVICELESKYGGLFKGMLKKPKKKSGPAGPGGVLTSYIGGLMQGVNDLEEKCAGVEIIKGCTVSEVHKGENGFRLVTTKGEYYFDNVISAAPAYEAAKFFSTLDKELAEIMAGIPYSPAFVAGLGFNEADVKDELDGFGYLIPKLENKKILGALFTSSIFPSRRPKDKKLVRVIMGGDTDLGRSLMAKTDEELVDIAYDQVKDTLGITAKPVHHKHFRWDKAIPQYYPGHAEKVKAVESICGRIGGVYVGGNVLHGIALNDCTRRSLEITESIARSLEKQA
- a CDS encoding poly-beta-1,6-N-acetyl-D-glucosamine N-deacetylase PgaB, whose translation is MKRIILLITFLLPAYLYAGSVTLLEKTRPLLNGVQVFVLDPAYEKNPGRFFDEVKKQGGNTVFFRVFHNSSDRYHFLKNSECATGVYFQTDEACVVDDLLPVMIEEAHKRGIKLYAWMATRTLSFLKTPLLMEKTFADGQGTGEGYGASIFMSAVRRKLVRLFEDLAAYDIDGILFQDDFIMRHREGASLSALHAYYMDTGLMLTSGDLFGCLEKENRTKVPGGCNETYIPWAYWKAQKMADFFRELRQAVLVRNPSVRFAANIYYETPADSMKGISWYSQSVDMLLDAGFDYLAVMSYHDQIAREMKLDYEGAKEYVNGMLQNLVSNVDEKERILMKLQRVSWADKSGVDRGELEGICRLIDSYGSISKAIVPVNRSSEISGGCFR
- a CDS encoding SPOR domain-containing protein, encoding MSDNRDNFGRKIQSVFLFFLLFGLAAYFFVYVAEKVSEPSKVTTAQKPAEKPEEMTDPSEAGELTYKLGYDGSVEVSERAPGAAPEEKKIPAPLPYEEPEEKPAAPPEKKEPEKPKPAPAAENKPAPAPKPAEKKPEPVKPAEKKPEPKPTAKPAEKKPEPKPAAKEAPKPSAKGAYVLQLAAYKDEATAKAELNKLKKNFPDIYYVKIDLGAKGIWYRLRCSPSATYAEAQKKRDDIKAKYRLEPIIVKSEL